The DNA segment CAGGCGCCATCGTTCTCCCGTATCGGGGCGGGGATTATCCTCAGCGCCAACGTCATGAAAGCGCTTCGCCGGCTGGGCGCTGAAGGCGCATTGGTCGAAGCTGGCATCAAACCGCACAGCTATATCAGTCGCGCCTGGGACAGCGGCGAAAAGATGTACGAGATCATCTTCGATGCTGCGAGCGAAGAACGCTTTGGCGGGCCGTATCTCAACATTCACCGCGGCGATCTGCACGCGGTGCTGGAACACGTCGTCACGCCGGGAACGATCATCTTCAACTCTCGTCTGATCGATCTGAAGGAGACGAGCCATTCGGTTCGCCTGGTTTTCGACAACGGCGTCGAAACCGAGGCCGACATCGTCATTGGCGCCGACGGTATCCGATCCAGGGTTCGTGAATTTCTGCTCGGCAACGAGGCTCCGCGCTTCGTTGGCTCTGTTGCGCACCGCGCGATCTTCGCAACCGAGAGCCTGCGCGGATTCGAGATTCCCGACTGCACCAAGTGGTGGGGCCGGGACCGGCATATTCTCCCCTATTTCATGACAAGCCGGCGTGACGAGATCTATGCCATTGGCGTTGTCCCGCAAGCGACGTGGGACAGCGATGCCGCGTCGCTGCCCTCGTCGCGCGATGAATTCCTGGCGGCGTTTGACGGCTTTCACGACGACTTGCGCCGCGTGCTCGAAGCGGCGGAAGACGTGAGC comes from the Bradyrhizobium erythrophlei genome and includes:
- a CDS encoding FAD-dependent monooxygenase, whose protein sequence is MKNQKRIAVVGAGLGGLSAAGFLQRAGFDVTVYEQAPSFSRIGAGIILSANVMKALRRLGAEGALVEAGIKPHSYISRAWDSGEKMYEIIFDAASEERFGGPYLNIHRGDLHAVLEHVVTPGTIIFNSRLIDLKETSHSVRLVFDNGVETEADIVIGADGIRSRVREFLLGNEAPRFVGSVAHRAIFATESLRGFEIPDCTKWWGRDRHILPYFMTSRRDEIYAIGVVPQATWDSDAASLPSSRDEFLAAFDGFHDDLRRVLEAAEDVSVWPIYDRERNDRWSGGRIVLLGDACHPMRPYMAAGGAMAVEDGAILSRCLATFDEPAEAFRCYEATRIPRVADVQRISIENSWMRGPTDTDWFYCYDPCTAPLTPPS